The sequence CAGCGATCAGCACCGCTCCGTAAATCAGCATCGTCGGGATGTCAAACGATACCGGTACAGCTGCAGGTAGGAATGCGCCTGTCACAAGCGTTAATGCCAATCCGATTAGGACGCCGATCGCTGCTAGTACAAACGTCTGGGCGATGACCGATTTCGATAAGTAAAGATTTGAGATTCCTTGTGCTTTCATGACGCCAAACATACTAATTTTTTGCACGGTCAAGACGTACAGGAAAATCGCAACGATGATGGCAGAAATCGCAAATAAGAAGTAAATCATAAATGTCAGTGTCAGGTTCTGCTCAGTATACCCTGGCAAGTTCTCGATGAACGTTTCAATCTCGATCACTTCGAGTTTATCGTCGGTAATGATACCTTCCAGTTTGTCGCCTTTAATAACAATCGCATTGATGCGCTCGGCATTAGCTTCTGCCCCTTCGCCGTACTTCACACGTTGAAGTGTGTCAAGATCTGCGTAAAGAACTGGTGAAGCATTGAATCTTCCTTTATCGGTAAATCCTACGATCTTCAGCTTCTCCTCGGACGAGGACAATTGAAGCTCATCTCCGACCTTAAATCCGGATTCTTTCAACGAACTATCCGCAATGACTTCATTGTCACTCGCGAACGCTTCGCCTTCTGTCACTTCCGGCATGATGAATTCGTCTTGTCGGATACCAAAAATAGAGACGTTTTCTTTTTCTTCACCGTTACCCGCGATTGCACTCAACTGACCGAGTATCGCGGTTTCCTCTGCTTGCACATCATCCAGCTGGTCAATGAACATCGAAGACTGGTATAAGCTCTTATCCGATTCTTCGGTAAGCACAATGCCGGATGCTTTCCACTTATCGACCGATTCCCGGTTCAAATCTTTTAATCCCGTCGCAAGGCCTGACAGGAAGAAGACGAGGTACGCTACGAGCATCAAAACGCCCGTTATGAGGACGAAACGCAATTTGTTCTTTTTAATCTCATTCCACGCTAAAAACATCTAGTCAACTCCCAGATTTCATAATTGTATTGCGGTCTGATGAAGATTATCTGCAGTCACTGCTACTTTTTTCGTATCTTCACCGATTTCCCTAATGACTTCTAC is a genomic window of Sporosarcina oncorhynchi containing:
- a CDS encoding ABC transporter permease, yielding MFLAWNEIKKNKLRFVLITGVLMLVAYLVFFLSGLATGLKDLNRESVDKWKASGIVLTEESDKSLYQSSMFIDQLDDVQAEETAILGQLSAIAGNGEEKENVSIFGIRQDEFIMPEVTEGEAFASDNEVIADSSLKESGFKVGDELQLSSSEEKLKIVGFTDKGRFNASPVLYADLDTLQRVKYGEGAEANAERINAIVIKGDKLEGIITDDKLEVIEIETFIENLPGYTEQNLTLTFMIYFLFAISAIIVAIFLYVLTVQKISMFGVMKAQGISNLYLSKSVIAQTFVLAAIGVLIGLALTLVTGAFLPAAVPVSFDIPTMLIYGAVLIAVAIIGAVFSVLTIVRIDPLKAIGG